Below is a genomic region from Raphanus sativus cultivar WK10039 chromosome 4, ASM80110v3, whole genome shotgun sequence.
AACTTCGAAAGAAGGAGAGCGCTTCAGGATTTAGCCTGAACCGATGCCAGAGCTCTCAGTGGTTTGTGGACTCGAACCACAGTAGGAATTTACAGTTCCGGCTCCCCAGCAGCAACCTTTACTTTGGAGTCAATTTCATAACAAAATTTGATGCTactaaaacattatatattaattaaaaatatttcatggAAATACATACATACAATTATTTACACTTATCTATATTAGCTAAATGGCAAATATTAAGGAttcttgaataaaaatattgataaagaTACATACTAACAATAACCAATAAGTACCAAGTTTCAAGATCAATTTTGTTCTGTATTAATATTCAATGCAAAAATTATCATTTGATTTtgctataataaataaaacgcataaaagtaaaaaaaaaatgacaccTTCACAATTTAAAGTATTTAGGACAAATAAttgtcataattttaaataagtaGAAAATGCAGAAAAAAATGTCAATAGAAAAGGAAACtgttgtttattttaaattgcgTGATACAAATATTGGGTAATTCTctcaaaaaatgatttatgtttttgcCACAAAAAGTCTGCAAtgagaaaatgaccaaaatagatTTCATTAAAGAGTCAAAAGACTCTTATAccatagatatataaataaaataattaaataaaaaaaaaattggttttgaaTTATTCAAATTcgatttttataactttttaaaaacattttctttatatttttcaaattttctttttttaaagaaaaaatgttttttgaaactattttaattttttaacaaaaaaataatatttacttttcatttttataagttttgaaCCTCATCCACTAACtctaaatttaaattagttaatcCTAGGgatttacatttttaatgaaatatcttTGTCTTTTTGATCCTTAGAGACTAtgtttgtgacaaaaacttttaTGGTTAGTTTTGgatatttctataaaatatattagaagaatatagatatatatatatatatatatataatatatgagatAAATAAGACTACTTAAAAAGGACTAAAGtttaaagtaaaattatatacataaattgaagtataataaaataattcacaaaattataaaattataaattataaatttaaagtatatagtcCGCGCGTAGAAACAATGCGGCTATTCCGTAGGTGCTTCGTCCCAAATTACGATGTCGTCGAGGAAAGGGTAAGACATGACATGCAATTTAACCAGCTTAATGCTGACCAAAGTTTAAAATACATAGTGAAAACAGATCTTATAATTTGGGACGAAGCACCTATAACACATAAGCATGCTTTTAAGGTTCTAGACAAATCGTTGAGAGATATAATGTCTAGAAAAGATACAACTGCGAAAGATCTGACTTTTGGCGGCAAGACAGTACTGTTAGGCAGTGATTTCCGGCAGATACTTCCTGTAATCCCACGATGCAATAGAGCTGATACTGTCCTAACTTCAATAAGTCACTCACATCTATGGCATAGCTGCCACAAGTTCTCTTTCAAAACGAAAATGAGACTGAATCAGGAAGAAAATGAATTCTCGGATTGGCTCTTACAAGTCGGAAAGACGTGTAAAACTAGAATCAGGAGATCAGTACGAGGACCACCATAAACAAATGATAGCTGTCGATGGCTCACTGATTCGACAATGTGATATGGATCCATTGAAAAAGGTCGTCAATGCCGCATACGGAGAAGTCAACACAGTGACAACCTCCCAGAGCTACTACACTGATAGAGCTATACTCACACCACAAAATGAGACCGACCATCTCACATACGGACGGGGTTTCAAGAGATTACTTCAGTTATGATAGCTTTGAGATATCGGAAACTCAATCAGATCAAAATGAAACACTAAATCCAGTAGAGTATCTCAATTAGAGTTTTCAAGTCTGCCTTCGCATAAACTCACTCTGAAAGTTGGCGCCCCAGTTATGCTTTTACGGAACATAAATCAGAAAAAGGATTGTGCATTGGTACCCGTATGATCCTAATCCACATAGGCGAGCGCTTGCTGAAGGCAGAATTGTCACTGGATCGCATATTGGAAAAGAGATCTTTATTCCAAGAATTGTTCTTTGCATGATGAAACAAATCTACCGTTCACCTTACGTCGACGACAGTTTCCTATCAGATTGTGCTACGCAATGACAATCAACAAAAGCCAAGGTCATAGTTTAAAAGATGACGTTTTATATATGCCTAAACCCGTGTTCTCTCATAATCAGCTTTATCTGGCCCTATCACGTGTCACAAGCAAAGCGAGATTAACAATCATCAAAGGTGAAAATCCCCACAAGCGAAAAGTGAATAACGTTGTTTACAAAGAGATCTTCAAAGACCTTGTTCTCCACAGAGGTACTTTCAATTAAATTAATTGATCCACATccaccattttaaaaaaattatcctcAGAAATAAAACTTATCGAAAGATTTACAAAGCCCGACACCACCACCGTAGGAAGCTATATACTCTTGAGAAAAACACACACGGTTCTTATGCAACTATGACAATCTGGcatcttattatataactaatcattgtatatataattttatttaagttaactAACTTAATCTTTACCTTTTGCAGGCTATTTTTCTCAAATGATTCCATCGCAACATCTTTTCTTCAGATACTTTGTtcttttatatacatttttatgatATTTAGATCTATTCAATTTGTTTTAAGACAATTTCATAGTCATCAGcaattcattttttaaatatattacaatcataccaaacaaaaaatatcaaaatcataaTCGACACTTAAATAAACacttatccgcgcgtagcgcggagattAGTTCTAGTTATAATAATAACAACTCTATGATGCGTTaccattttttttcaaacatgaactattttaaaattcaaataaatatttctttttgcaAAAGCTTTGTCTTATTCTTAACAGATTAACAATGTATTAAATTTGATTAAGAAgaataagtattaaattttggtgaATGACAATAAAACGAGCTAATCCAACTAACTACTCTTGCTAATGATTAGGTAATAACATCCGTTACATAAGTGCATGGAGGACACGCGTTGCATGGATTAGTACATACATAAAGCCTAACGTCATTAGTTGATGCTAATACACATGATTTAAATCATTATCATCATTAGTACAATTTGCACACTGTCTCTATATAAACAGAGAGACAGTGACacataagagagagagagagaagcaaacCTAACAAGGATGAAGCAGTGACGGTGAGACGACGGTAACGAAGAAGCAAAAGAAGTCACGAGAGATCTGAGGTAATAACTCTTGAATGAGAAAGAAAtaaagtttcgtttttttttttgcttccttCCTTCAATTTGAAGCTCTGAATCtatcattctctctctctagaatccatttttttttctgataagCCATCTCATGGATTCCTCGTGATTCCACTTTAATGCCCCTTTTCATTTATCTTTATTACTCtcttaaaaattcaaacttttcTTCTCCTCTGTAAGAATTGTCttcacactttttttttttgcgaaatTCAGGTTTAAAGCTCTCAACTTTACGATGGTTCTCGACGGAAACGGCGGTGGGGTATGGTTAGGCGGCGGCGGAGGCGGAGTCGGGGGAGAACGGGGTCAGGAGGAGGAGAACGAGGAAGCTTCGTGGGGTAGGAATCAAGAAGACGGTGGTGGAGGAGGCTCTCTGTCTCATCAGTTCAAGCCTATGGTTGAAAGTGGTGGTGGAGATTGGTTTAGTAGTAACCAACCACATCCACAAGATCTCCAGATGCTACAGAGCCAGCAAGATTTCAGATTCCTCGGCGGGTTTGGTTTCAACCCCAACGAcaatcttctccttcttcaacaCTCCATGGACTCCTCTTCCTCTTGCTCTCCCTCTCAGGCTTTTACCCTCGACCCCTCTCAGTCTTCCTTCTTGGCCAACAAGTCTTGTCTCCTCAACGTTCCTTCCTCCACCAACCCTTTTGACAATGCTTTCGAGTTCGGGTCGGATTCTGGTTTCCTGGGGCAAATCCAAGCTCCAGTTTCCATGGGGTTCGGTTCGTTGACGCAGTTGGGGAGCTCTGTCCCTGACTTCTTGTCTGCTCGGTCGCTTCTCCCGCCGGAAAACAACAACACAACGCCGTTATGCGgcggaggtggtggtggtttcACTCCGTTGGAGCTGGAAGGGTTTGGGAGTCCTGCGAGTTTTGTCGGGAGCAGAGCGAAAGTTCTGAAGCCTTTGGAGGTGTTGGCATCGTCTGGTGCGCAGCCTACTCTGTTCCAGAAACGTGCAGCCATGCGTCAGAGCTCTGGAAGCAAGATGGGGAACTCGGAGAGCTCAGGGATGAGGAGGCTGAGCGATGATGGAGAGATGGATGAGACTGGGATTGAGGTTTCAGGGCTGAACTATGAGTCTGATGAGCTGAACGAGAGCGGTAAAGCTTCTGAGAGTGTTCagaacggaggaggaggaggaggaggtaaAGGGAAGAAGAAAGGAATGCCTGCTAAGAATCTGATGgctgagaggaggaggaggaagaagcttAATGATAGGCTCTACATGCTTAGATCAGTTGTCCCCAAGATCAGCAAAGTAAACATTTACTTATACTTTCTTATCTGATTATTATAGCATTTGTTATGAATGTAGTTGCCTGTGGtatgatttggtttggttttgtggATTTGCAGATGGATAGAGCATCAATACTTGGAGATGCAATTGATTATCTAAAGGAGCTTTTACAGAGGATCAATGATCTTCACAACGAACTTGAGTCAACTCCAACTGGATCTTTGCCTCCAACTTCATCAAGCTTCCATCCGTTAACACCTACACCTCAGACTCTTTCTTGCCGTGTTAAGGAAGAGTTATGTCCCTCTTCTTTGCCAAGCCCTAAAGGCCAGCAAGCAAGAGTAAGGCTTAAACAAAGCTTCATGGGGTTTTGTTTCTTTGGTTAAGATATTTACTGTGTGTGTTATGTAAACCACAGGTTGAGGTTAGACTAAGAGAAGGAAGAGCAGTGAACATTCACATGTTTTGTGGTCGTAGACCTGGTCTTTTGCTAGCTACCATGAAGGCCTTGGATAATCTTGGATTAGATGTTCAGCAAGCCGTGATCAGCTGTTTTAACGGGTTTGCCTTGGATGTTTTCCGGGCTGAGGTGAGAACAATACTATCATCTACCTTTCACTTCCAAACGTTTGAGAGTTGTACAAGATTTTTGTagtaacatgttttcttttgtgtgtgtgtgaataTCAGCAATGCCAAGAAGGACAGGAGATATTGCCTGATCAAATCAAAGCAGTGCTTTTCGATACAGCGGGTTACGCTGGTATGATCTGAGCTGATCCTGAGTCAAGGTCCTTAAGCATCTGATGAAGCAGAGGCTAGAAGAACTAAAGCCTTCAAAATCTGCAATTttcttctatgttttctttttatttactaaacCTGTTTGAACTAAGCATGACTTCAAACCctttttttttagcaatgtTAACTTTATTATGTTTCATCTCCTCAAGTTATGaccaataattttctttttagtgAGCTATAGCTTTTGCACATATACGATTTTCTGGCAGAGAATCTAACGTGAGTTCAGCGGACAAAACAGTCTGAGGTTTAAAGGAGGTAGCTTTGGTTTCAGCAGATAAAAAGCTTGTAGCTCTTTATTCGGTAATGATGATGATGTAAGAAAGAAGTACTCAATTCAGATTTGAAGAATgaacagagaaaagaaaaggaaagaggCAGAGAGCAAAAGAAAAGGCCCCCACcatattttgtcttttctttttccttaaatgctcaaaaaatcaaaattttgtatatCCGTTGTATCCGTACATAAATGTAAAGGTAGACAGGAGACAGAGTTAATGGCGGTtagtgacaggagagagagatCGTCACGAGAACCTAGAGGATGttatgaatgatgatgatgaaataCGTAGTTAAGTCGTGGGGCCTTCTAAATTGaatctttcaaaaaaattaaaaacttaagCTTTTAGTGTTTTGATTTGAGATCCGAATGAGTTTCTATCTCTCTCTGTACTCTCTTGTATGATTAATGAAGTCCTCGTGACTCCAGTTGCTAATGTTCTCTTTTTGATGATTCAAACGGTTTTGTACTTTTCTTATCGTTTTCTCTGCAAAAAGTCTTTATTATTTTGGAGATTTTAAACTTTTCAATCCTCATCATGATGTCATCATCTCTTGTTTCTTCAGAACATTAAATTAAAATCAACTTAATACGTAACTTCTCTTATACTAACCTAACAGACTACTGCTAGAGTGCTAGTATAACTAGTAGAGTTTCTCATCCAAAGCAAAAGGAGATTTGCCGACCGACGGGGGTGTCTTGGTTTCTCCCAGCATCAAACAGGAACCATGTTCACATTAACATGAGTTAATGCCTTTTTTAGCTACTCAATAGCAACTTTTAACCCAACACACACAGACATACTACTGATGAAATAGTTAAGAGGATTTCAATataatgttctaaaaatcgctAGACAGTGATTAGACATTTTATAGAGGATTACTGTTTATGCGGGTAGTTCGGTTGATTTTTCGGACCCTAGACCGATTTTTAAATAAGTCGCTTTAAAAAATCGTTTTGCTAGGCGGCCGCCGCCTAGACTGATTTTTAAAacacttattatttattaatccacattggaagttttttaaaaaagttcagTGAAGACTTTTTCTTAAAAAGACCACAACGTGTGTTACTTGAAAATCTATGTCGCTGCTCTCTCTTCACCAACCATGTCAATGTGATCATCAAACCTGATTAAGAAGGTTCGGATTTCCATCGGGGCAAGCTCAACCACTAGCTCTTCCTCGTCCACAGCTTCTCCTCTCTTCACCTCCTCCCCAGCAGAGCCTTCTACTTTCCAGACTAGCCTTCTCTTCTCCATTTCCGCTTTCTCTTGGTTCCCTGAGAGACTTGTCTCTATCACTTTGCGTATCTGTTCAGAAAAAGTAAAAGAACATAAcaacaattgttttttgttaGGACGGACACAAATAAGAGATCAATTAAGCTGTCGGTCTCCTTTTGCGTACCTTTCTGTTGTTGAATAGTTTCTTTAGTTCTACTTTTGTCATGACTGAGTACTCACTATCCTCCCCAGCCTTCACACGGGTTAAAA
It encodes:
- the LOC108855230 gene encoding transcription factor ICE1 gives rise to the protein MVLDGNGGGVWLGGGGGGVGGERGQEEENEEASWGRNQEDGGGGGSLSHQFKPMVESGGGDWFSSNQPHPQDLQMLQSQQDFRFLGGFGFNPNDNLLLLQHSMDSSSSCSPSQAFTLDPSQSSFLANKSCLLNVPSSTNPFDNAFEFGSDSGFLGQIQAPVSMGFGSLTQLGSSVPDFLSARSLLPPENNNTTPLCGGGGGGFTPLELEGFGSPASFVGSRAKVLKPLEVLASSGAQPTLFQKRAAMRQSSGSKMGNSESSGMRRLSDDGEMDETGIEVSGLNYESDELNESGKASESVQNGGGGGGGKGKKKGMPAKNLMAERRRRKKLNDRLYMLRSVVPKISKMDRASILGDAIDYLKELLQRINDLHNELESTPTGSLPPTSSSFHPLTPTPQTLSCRVKEELCPSSLPSPKGQQARVEVRLREGRAVNIHMFCGRRPGLLLATMKALDNLGLDVQQAVISCFNGFALDVFRAEQCQEGQEILPDQIKAVLFDTAGYAGMI